The following coding sequences lie in one Yoonia sp. G8-12 genomic window:
- a CDS encoding tyrosine-protein phosphatase, which translates to MERPFLMHCKSGADRTGLVATLYLMVKEGQTVAQARKQLSFRYLHIRRTSTGILDHFFDVYEARNAQAPIAIEEWIKTEYDRDALTESFAQKQAALKFWQGWR; encoded by the coding sequence ATGGAACGCCCTTTCCTGATGCATTGCAAATCAGGGGCAGACCGGACCGGTTTGGTTGCGACGCTCTATTTGATGGTGAAAGAGGGTCAGACAGTTGCTCAGGCGCGCAAACAGCTCAGTTTTCGCTACTTGCACATTCGGCGGACGTCGACCGGTATTCTGGATCATTTCTTTGACGTCTATGAAGCCCGCAATGCGCAAGCGCCCATTGCGATCGAAGAGTGGATCAAGACGGAATATGATCGCGATGCACTGACCGAGAGTTTTGCGCAAAAGCAGGCCGCGCTGAAATTCTGGCAAGGCTGGCGCTAG
- a CDS encoding N-acetylneuraminate synthase family protein, translated as MQEIAQWTSQAAKSDPNTPLVIAEIGINHGGDLAVAKDMVRLAAGAGCEMVKHQTHIIEDEMTEEAKQIFPPNADVSIWDVMQACALSLEDEAELKRYTESLGMIWISTPFSRAAADFLNDLDVPAFKIGSGEADNLPLIRHIARMGKPVIMSTGMQSIESVRASVAILDDAGIEYALLECTNLYPSPPEIVSLQGVTDLKTAFPNAVVGFSDHSIGPDMALASVALGACILERHYTDTRYRKGPDIINSMDPAELRYLIDRSREIHIALHNPKQRTSAEEDVYRFARASVVADRDLPAGHVIIEADIWARRPGSGEIAGYDFDKVVGKKLTRAVTRNTQLRWADLDG; from the coding sequence ATGCAGGAGATTGCACAATGGACATCGCAGGCCGCAAAATCGGACCCGAACACCCCCCTTGTGATTGCCGAGATCGGCATCAACCACGGTGGTGATCTGGCCGTCGCCAAAGACATGGTGCGTCTTGCGGCCGGTGCAGGGTGCGAAATGGTCAAGCATCAAACCCACATCATCGAAGATGAAATGACCGAAGAGGCCAAACAGATCTTCCCGCCCAACGCAGATGTGTCGATCTGGGACGTGATGCAAGCCTGTGCGCTGTCTCTGGAAGATGAAGCCGAGCTCAAGCGCTATACAGAGAGCCTTGGGATGATCTGGATTTCGACGCCGTTTTCGCGCGCTGCGGCGGATTTCCTGAACGATTTGGATGTGCCGGCTTTCAAGATCGGATCAGGCGAAGCCGACAACCTGCCCCTGATCCGGCATATCGCACGCATGGGTAAACCGGTGATTATGTCTACGGGGATGCAAAGCATCGAAAGCGTCCGCGCTTCTGTCGCGATTTTGGATGACGCAGGGATTGAATACGCGTTGTTGGAATGCACCAATCTTTACCCCTCACCGCCTGAAATCGTGTCGCTACAGGGTGTGACCGACCTCAAAACCGCCTTTCCGAACGCGGTCGTCGGTTTCTCGGATCATTCCATCGGCCCTGATATGGCCTTGGCCTCTGTCGCGCTGGGGGCCTGTATTCTGGAACGGCACTATACTGATACGCGCTATCGCAAAGGGCCTGATATCATCAATTCAATGGACCCCGCCGAGCTGCGCTATTTGATCGACCGGTCCCGTGAAATTCACATTGCCCTGCATAACCCCAAACAACGCACCAGCGCCGAGGAAGACGTCTACCGTTTCGCCCGCGCATCTGTGGTCGCCGACCGCGATCTACCTGCGGGTCATGTGATCATCGAGGCCGACATCTGGGCGCGCCGCCCCGGCTCAGGCGAAATTGCGGGGTATGATTTTGACAAAGTGGTGGGCAAAAAACTGACACGCGCCGTGACGCGTAACACACAATTGAGATGGGCCGATCTGGATGGCTAA